One stretch of Halobacillus litoralis DNA includes these proteins:
- a CDS encoding carbamoyl phosphate synthase small subunit, whose translation MKGYLCLQDGTSFEGKVSQHFDRSVQGEVVFFTGMTGYQEVLTDPSYKGQIVVFTYPLIGNYGINEEDGESQEIQVSGVVMFQCAETPSHFQTKKSLGTYLDEQNIPYMTEVDTREVTKAIRVEGTQQAALSLETDYLFKPTKTHQIQQVSGETIDTYGEAGMHVALIDFGWKKSILNALLGRGVRVSVLPFSKIGMLDTLQPDAIVLSNGPGDPKDTVDFLPHLKKALEKFPAFGICMGHQVIALAFGGDTTKLTFGHRGANHPVKDVVSGKVFLSSQNHNYVVKEDSLNGTPLVTRFYNVNDGSIEGLMHDKKLIMSAQFHPEAHPGPKDAEWLFDHFLTLVKNKGVKTHVS comes from the coding sequence ATGAAAGGGTACTTATGTTTACAAGACGGAACATCATTTGAAGGGAAGGTTTCACAGCACTTTGATCGAAGCGTCCAAGGGGAGGTGGTCTTCTTCACCGGCATGACGGGATACCAGGAAGTTCTCACCGATCCTTCTTATAAAGGTCAAATTGTCGTATTTACGTATCCATTGATAGGAAATTACGGGATTAACGAGGAGGATGGAGAAAGCCAAGAGATTCAAGTAAGTGGTGTGGTCATGTTCCAATGTGCGGAAACTCCATCACATTTTCAGACAAAGAAGTCATTAGGAACTTATCTGGACGAACAAAATATTCCATACATGACAGAAGTAGATACGAGAGAAGTGACCAAGGCCATTCGCGTAGAAGGAACCCAGCAAGCCGCCCTTTCTCTCGAGACAGATTATCTATTCAAGCCGACAAAGACCCATCAGATTCAGCAGGTAAGTGGTGAAACAATTGATACTTATGGAGAAGCAGGGATGCATGTGGCGCTCATCGACTTCGGTTGGAAGAAATCGATTTTGAATGCTCTTCTTGGAAGAGGTGTCCGCGTCTCAGTTCTTCCTTTCTCCAAAATCGGAATGCTGGATACGCTTCAACCAGACGCTATTGTACTATCGAATGGACCAGGGGATCCAAAGGATACTGTCGACTTTTTACCGCATTTGAAAAAAGCTTTGGAGAAATTTCCGGCTTTTGGAATTTGTATGGGACATCAGGTCATTGCTCTTGCTTTTGGAGGGGATACGACGAAGCTGACATTCGGTCATCGCGGCGCGAACCATCCAGTCAAAGACGTGGTATCAGGAAAAGTGTTTCTATCCTCACAGAATCATAACTATGTGGTCAAAGAAGACAGCCTGAATGGGACGCCGCTCGTAACAAGGTTTTATAACGTTAATGACGGTTCCATCGAAGGATTGATGCATGATAAGAAGCTAATTATGTCCGCACAATTCCATCCGGAAGCCCACCCCGGGCCGAAAGATGCGGAATGGTTGTTTGATCACTTTCTTACACTTGTAAAGAACAAAGGAGTGAAGACACATGTCTCGTAA
- a CDS encoding carbamoyl phosphate synthase large subunit, which produces MSRKILVIGSGPIMIGQAAEFDYSGTQGCLALKEEGCEVILVNNNPATIMTDHDVADVVYCEPLTVESLTKIIDLEKPDALLAGLGGQTALNLAVELEREGVLQDYDLELLGTSVHSIQKGEDRELFRGLMHELSQPVPESEVITTIEQAEAFAEEVGYPIISRPAYTLGGRGGGIVHRPEDLEELIATGLKASPIHQVIVEKSIAGFKEVEYEIMRDHNGTCISVCNMENFDPVGVHTGDSIVVAPSQTLSDNDYQMLRTAAFKIVSELDVIGGCNVQFALDTESRQYYVIEINPRVSRSSALASKATGYPIAKMATKVALGYTLDQLENPLTGNTFASFEPALDYVVVKFPRWPFDKFSEADRKLGTKMRATGEVMAIDRTLEGAFQKAVQSLDTNIPIIQNPWDHLEKPTDLRYFAILHLLRQGESLETIHENTKIDRFFLQVLKNLVDLEKCLQQETLDEGLLRKVKVCGFSDKEIAHLVGISEKEVQKKREAFGILRQFKLVDTCAAEFEAATNYVYSTFAGVNEIPPLSGKKKALILGSGPIRIGQGVEFDYSAVKAIQSLQTQGWTTIMVNNNPETVSTDYETADRLYFEPIQKEIITSIVDHEDIDLVFTSFGGQTAINLAAELEAEGVPLAGVETDVLDALEDRDKFYAALNDLNIPYVSGTTCHTKNEALKAAEHYTFPILCRPSYVIGGQGMVIVKDMSELKQSLQEADDRHYPIVLDTFMQGKEVEVDLVADGENLYLPEVIEHLEPGGVHSGDSMALFPSKLGDEVKKTIESYSHKIVRHFNYKGIMNIQFLLSGENVYVLEVNPRASRTVPIVSKVADVPLVDLAVRVLASGEVDLMSIPTPVFEQTAVKYPVFSSYALTEVDHKLGPNMKSTGEGMCLGKTTEEALRKVFSHLPNALEVRDSCFVEGDSTFSFKDFDEWLKVEEASIYLNDGSSSQDSERRIQAVKNGMTVFSEKATFDAYLQSLACKDFDPAPLPGNKREGVRS; this is translated from the coding sequence ATGTCTCGTAAAATATTAGTCATTGGTTCAGGTCCCATCATGATCGGGCAGGCGGCCGAGTTTGATTATTCCGGAACACAGGGATGTCTTGCGCTGAAAGAAGAAGGGTGTGAAGTTATCCTCGTGAACAATAATCCAGCCACCATCATGACAGACCATGACGTGGCAGATGTCGTTTATTGTGAACCCTTGACGGTTGAAAGCTTAACGAAAATTATTGATCTAGAAAAACCGGATGCGCTCCTTGCTGGATTGGGGGGGCAGACAGCGCTTAATCTAGCCGTTGAACTGGAAAGGGAAGGCGTTTTGCAGGACTATGACCTCGAGTTGTTAGGAACCAGTGTCCATTCCATTCAAAAAGGGGAGGACAGAGAATTGTTCCGCGGGTTGATGCATGAATTATCCCAACCCGTTCCCGAGAGTGAAGTAATTACGACGATCGAGCAGGCGGAAGCTTTTGCAGAAGAGGTCGGTTACCCAATTATCAGTCGTCCAGCTTATACGCTTGGAGGACGTGGTGGTGGAATCGTTCACAGACCGGAAGACCTGGAAGAGTTGATTGCGACGGGGCTCAAAGCGAGTCCGATCCACCAAGTCATCGTCGAGAAAAGTATCGCAGGTTTCAAGGAAGTTGAGTATGAAATCATGCGGGATCACAATGGGACGTGTATTTCAGTTTGTAATATGGAAAACTTCGACCCAGTGGGCGTTCATACGGGCGACTCCATTGTTGTCGCTCCCTCCCAGACATTGTCGGATAACGATTACCAAATGCTCCGAACCGCGGCGTTCAAGATTGTTTCTGAACTCGATGTGATCGGTGGTTGCAATGTTCAATTCGCGCTTGATACAGAAAGTCGTCAATACTATGTGATTGAGATTAATCCGCGTGTTAGTCGTTCATCAGCCCTGGCTTCGAAAGCCACGGGGTATCCAATTGCAAAAATGGCGACCAAGGTGGCTTTAGGGTACACGCTTGACCAGCTTGAAAATCCACTTACCGGCAATACGTTCGCAAGCTTTGAGCCGGCTCTTGACTATGTCGTCGTTAAATTCCCGCGCTGGCCGTTCGATAAGTTTTCAGAGGCCGATCGTAAGCTGGGGACGAAGATGCGGGCGACAGGGGAAGTCATGGCCATCGACCGGACATTGGAAGGGGCATTTCAAAAGGCCGTTCAATCCCTGGATACGAACATCCCCATCATTCAGAACCCATGGGATCACTTGGAGAAACCAACAGACTTGCGCTACTTCGCTATTCTTCACCTCCTAAGACAAGGAGAAAGTTTGGAGACGATACACGAAAATACGAAGATTGATCGCTTCTTTTTACAGGTGCTGAAAAACCTTGTCGATTTAGAAAAGTGCCTGCAGCAGGAGACATTAGATGAAGGACTTCTGAGAAAAGTGAAAGTTTGTGGTTTTTCAGATAAGGAGATTGCTCACCTTGTTGGGATATCTGAAAAAGAAGTGCAAAAAAAGAGAGAAGCTTTCGGGATTCTTCGTCAATTCAAGCTCGTCGATACATGTGCAGCGGAATTTGAAGCAGCTACGAACTATGTATACAGCACATTTGCAGGTGTAAATGAAATTCCCCCACTTTCTGGGAAGAAAAAAGCATTGATTCTCGGATCCGGACCGATTCGAATCGGGCAGGGAGTTGAATTTGATTATAGTGCTGTGAAAGCCATTCAAAGTCTGCAAACGCAAGGGTGGACGACAATTATGGTGAACAACAATCCGGAAACCGTCAGTACGGATTATGAAACAGCGGATCGCCTTTACTTTGAACCGATTCAAAAAGAAATCATAACATCCATCGTTGATCACGAAGACATTGACCTTGTATTCACATCATTTGGCGGGCAGACAGCCATCAATTTAGCTGCGGAGCTAGAGGCGGAAGGGGTGCCGCTTGCTGGAGTTGAGACAGACGTTTTAGATGCGCTCGAGGATAGAGATAAATTCTATGCGGCTTTAAATGATTTGAACATCCCATATGTGTCAGGAACCACTTGTCATACAAAAAATGAAGCTCTAAAAGCGGCAGAACATTACACTTTTCCGATACTTTGCCGCCCGTCCTATGTCATCGGCGGTCAGGGGATGGTCATAGTCAAAGATATGAGCGAATTGAAACAGTCGCTTCAAGAAGCGGATGATCGCCATTACCCGATTGTTCTAGACACCTTTATGCAAGGAAAGGAAGTAGAGGTGGACCTCGTGGCGGACGGTGAAAACCTCTATCTTCCTGAGGTCATTGAACACCTGGAGCCGGGAGGTGTGCATTCCGGAGACAGTATGGCCCTTTTTCCATCTAAGCTTGGTGATGAAGTCAAGAAGACCATTGAGTCCTACAGCCATAAAATCGTACGCCATTTTAATTACAAAGGAATCATGAACATCCAGTTTTTACTGAGTGGAGAAAACGTGTATGTGCTGGAAGTGAATCCGAGAGCGAGTCGGACGGTCCCGATTGTAAGCAAGGTGGCAGACGTTCCCCTTGTTGATTTAGCTGTACGTGTATTGGCATCCGGTGAAGTCGATTTGATGTCCATTCCAACACCGGTGTTTGAGCAAACAGCCGTGAAATATCCTGTCTTTTCTTCCTATGCCTTGACTGAAGTCGACCATAAGCTTGGTCCGAATATGAAATCAACGGGTGAGGGGATGTGCCTTGGAAAGACCACAGAAGAAGCACTGCGAAAAGTGTTCTCCCATTTACCGAATGCGCTAGAAGTAAGAGATTCCTGCTTTGTCGAAGGGGATTCTACTTTTTCATTCAAGGACTTTGACGAGTGGCTCAAGGTTGAGGAAGCATCCATTTATCTCAATGATGGATCAAGTTCACAGGATAGCGAACGCAGAATACAGGCTGTGAAAAATGGAATGACAGTTTTCAGTGAGAAAGCAACGTTCGATGCCTATCTTCAATCATTGGCTTGTAAAGATTTTGACCCTGCCCCTCTGCCGGGTAATAAACGTGAAGGAGTGCGATCGTAA
- the argF gene encoding ornithine carbamoyltransferase gives MNLMEQMYTTDGSMHGKNVLTWLDYNQAEVSQLLAQAQHLKENPYSQSLKGKNLAMIFEKSSTRTRVSFEVGMVQMGGHALYLNTRDIQIGRGETIADTARVLSGYIDAIMFRTTSHGRLKELAEHASVPVINGLCDIYHPCQALADIFTILELKGRLCGVKVVYIGDGNNVAHSLMILAAMMGMEMVVSAPDGYQPDPLITEKSQTLAKRYGGSVVLEKNPEKAVKQADVIYTDVWTSMGQEEESEKRLLDFKDYQVNEALINKAKSDVSFLHCLPAHRGEEVTASVIDGSQSAVFQQAENRMHVQKAILQAVVGWK, from the coding sequence ATGAATTTGATGGAACAAATGTACACAACAGATGGTTCAATGCATGGGAAAAACGTTCTGACTTGGCTTGATTATAATCAAGCCGAGGTTTCCCAATTGTTAGCGCAGGCTCAACACTTAAAAGAAAACCCATATTCCCAATCTTTAAAAGGGAAGAACCTGGCGATGATTTTTGAAAAATCTTCGACACGGACACGTGTTTCGTTTGAAGTCGGAATGGTTCAAATGGGCGGTCATGCCCTTTATTTAAACACAAGAGACATTCAGATCGGCCGCGGTGAAACGATTGCTGATACGGCTCGTGTGCTCTCTGGATACATTGACGCCATCATGTTCAGAACGACCTCCCATGGAAGATTGAAAGAGCTTGCTGAACACGCCTCTGTACCTGTCATTAACGGCTTATGTGATATCTATCACCCGTGTCAGGCTTTAGCTGATATCTTCACCATTTTAGAACTGAAAGGTCGTCTGTGCGGAGTGAAGGTTGTTTACATCGGTGACGGAAACAATGTCGCTCATTCACTCATGATTTTAGCGGCTATGATGGGGATGGAAATGGTCGTCTCAGCCCCGGACGGATATCAGCCTGATCCTTTGATTACCGAGAAATCACAAACGCTGGCAAAGAGGTATGGCGGATCCGTTGTACTGGAAAAAAACCCAGAAAAGGCCGTGAAGCAAGCGGACGTCATTTACACAGATGTGTGGACAAGTATGGGACAGGAAGAGGAGAGTGAAAAACGCTTGTTGGATTTCAAAGACTATCAAGTAAATGAAGCATTAATCAACAAAGCTAAATCGGATGTCTCATTCTTGCATTGCCTTCCTGCCCATCGAGGGGAAGAAGTAACAGCAAGCGTCATTGACGGGAGCCAGTCGGCAGTCTTTCAGCAGGCTGAAAATCGGATGCATGTCCAAAAGGCCATATTACAAGCGGTCGTCGGATGGAAGTGA
- a CDS encoding GyrI-like domain-containing protein — MSKQMTTAVEPQVVRRSNIKVVGVSCQTMMDEREYKIPRLMEQFHTTNLPKVRNRVNAPRSIGMFVDPPNWNEMTDAFYWIAAVEVDSFEKIPPNMITKTIPAHTYAMLEYDPSVHDFDPYAYLHKWMKDEGYQQVEGFGFEEYKPYTGAETSYRLFLPIK, encoded by the coding sequence ATGAGTAAGCAAATGACAACCGCTGTGGAACCCCAGGTTGTTCGTAGGTCCAATATCAAGGTCGTGGGTGTCTCTTGTCAAACCATGATGGATGAGCGGGAATATAAAATTCCGCGATTGATGGAGCAGTTCCATACGACCAATTTGCCTAAAGTAAGAAACAGAGTCAACGCGCCACGGTCTATCGGAATGTTCGTCGATCCGCCAAATTGGAATGAGATGACCGATGCCTTTTATTGGATTGCTGCTGTAGAGGTCGATAGCTTCGAGAAAATTCCGCCAAACATGATTACAAAGACGATCCCTGCTCATACGTATGCCATGCTTGAATATGATCCTTCCGTTCATGATTTTGATCCTTACGCTTATTTGCATAAGTGGATGAAGGATGAAGGTTATCAACAGGTCGAAGGATTCGGCTTTGAGGAATACAAACCTTATACAGGTGCTGAAACCAGTTACCGCTTATTCCTACCAATTAAATAG